In the Lascolabacillus massiliensis genome, one interval contains:
- a CDS encoding OsmC family protein, with product MATHSIKTSWRENNIFDTDLDGHKVTIDLGEEQGGNNDGPRPKKLMLVAATGCSGLDVVEMVRKMRVDLKGFDIRIDAEMSDEHPKVYTSMKVVYEFTGDNLPVEKLERACKLSFDKYCGVLALYKSAVPVTYEVVIHN from the coding sequence AACACATTCAATTAAAACCAGCTGGAGAGAGAATAATATTTTTGATACCGATCTTGATGGGCACAAAGTAACAATTGATCTTGGTGAGGAGCAAGGTGGTAATAATGACGGACCACGACCGAAAAAGCTTATGCTTGTTGCCGCCACCGGCTGTTCAGGTCTGGATGTAGTAGAAATGGTACGCAAGATGCGAGTAGATTTAAAAGGGTTTGATATCCGCATCGATGCTGAGATGTCTGATGAACATCCTAAGGTGTACACCTCTATGAAGGTGGTATATGAGTTTACCGGTGATAATCTGCCAGTTGAGAAGCTTGAGAGAGCCTGTAAGCTTTCCTTTGATAAGTACTGCGGTGTGCTTGCTCTTTATAAGAGTGCAGTACCCGTAACTTACGAAGTAGTAATTCATAACTGA
- a CDS encoding phosphoglycerate kinase encodes MQTMDSFNFANKKAFVRVDFNVPLDDNFNITDDTRIRAAVPTLKKILKDGGSVIIGSHLGRPKGVTDKFSLKHILSRVSELLEVDVKFAEDCIGETTEAMVAALHPGEALLLENLRFYAEEEGKPRGLAADATEEVAAAKKALKESQKEFTKKLATYADVYVNDAFGTAHRAHASTALIADHFDSDHKLFGYLLQNEITAVEKVMKDTEKPFTAIMGGSKVSTKIEIIKNLLDKVDNLILAGGMTYTFAKAFGGKIGNSIVEDDKLDLARELVELAKEKGVNLVLATDTKIADSFSNDAKTDFASVKNIPDGWEGLDIGPESEKLFTEVIKNSKTILWNGPVGVFEFDNFAKGSLAVSNAIVEATKNGAFSLVGGGDSVACVNKFGHADQVSYVSTGGGALLEMIEGKVLPGIKAIRGY; translated from the coding sequence ATGCAAACAATGGACTCATTTAATTTTGCCAATAAGAAGGCATTCGTGCGTGTGGATTTCAATGTGCCACTCGATGATAACTTCAACATTACTGATGACACACGTATCCGTGCAGCTGTACCCACTCTGAAGAAAATACTTAAAGATGGCGGCAGCGTTATCATAGGATCACATCTGGGCAGACCAAAGGGTGTTACCGATAAATTTTCTTTAAAGCACATTTTATCACGTGTATCAGAACTTCTTGAAGTGGATGTTAAATTCGCAGAGGATTGCATAGGTGAAACAACCGAAGCAATGGTGGCTGCTCTTCATCCGGGTGAAGCGTTGCTGCTTGAGAATCTTCGTTTCTATGCTGAAGAAGAGGGTAAACCCCGCGGCCTTGCTGCTGATGCAACAGAAGAAGTTGCTGCTGCAAAGAAGGCATTAAAGGAATCACAGAAAGAATTCACAAAGAAACTTGCTACATATGCAGATGTTTACGTGAATGATGCTTTTGGTACTGCACACCGCGCTCATGCATCCACAGCTCTGATTGCTGATCATTTCGACAGTGATCACAAACTGTTTGGCTACCTGCTTCAGAACGAAATCACTGCAGTAGAAAAGGTGATGAAAGATACAGAAAAACCATTTACAGCAATTATGGGTGGTTCTAAAGTGTCTACTAAGATTGAAATTATCAAGAACCTTCTGGATAAGGTGGACAACCTGATCCTTGCAGGTGGTATGACATACACATTCGCAAAAGCTTTCGGTGGTAAGATCGGTAACTCTATAGTAGAGGATGATAAGCTTGATCTTGCAAGAGAGCTGGTTGAACTAGCAAAAGAAAAAGGTGTAAACCTTGTACTTGCAACCGACACTAAGATTGCCGACAGCTTCAGCAATGATGCAAAAACCGACTTCGCTTCAGTAAAAAATATACCTGATGGTTGGGAAGGTCTGGATATCGGTCCTGAATCTGAAAAACTGTTTACTGAGGTAATCAAAAACTCAAAGACTATTCTTTGGAACGGTCCAGTAGGTGTATTCGAATTTGACAACTTCGCGAAAGGTTCACTTGCTGTATCAAATGCAATTGTAGAAGCAACTAAAAATGGTGCTTTCTCACTTGTTGGTGGTGGCGACTCAGTAGCTTGCGTTAACAAATTCGGTCACGCTGATCAAGTTTCATACGTATCAACAGGAGGTGGTGCTCTTCTTGAGATGATCGAAGGAAAAGTTCTTCCGGGAATTAAAGCAATCAGGGGGTATTAA
- the pheT gene encoding phenylalanine--tRNA ligase subunit beta, with protein sequence MNISYNWLKEYLKFDLTPQQTSEVLTQIGLETESVEEVQTIKGGLKGLVIGEVLTCKDHPNSDHLHLTTVNIGDGNEPLNIVCGAPNVAAGQKVVVATVGTTLYSGEEEFKIKRSKIRGEESLGMICSEAEIGLSNNHDGIIVLPEDAVVGTPAAEYYNVQSDWVFSVDITPNRVDAASHYGIARDLAAYLKQQGKSFSLTKPSVDDFAIDKKDGGIEVIVENREACPRYSGLTIRGVTVKESPDWLKNKLLLIGLRPINNIVDITNFILYETGHPMHAFDAAYIKGDEVVIRTLPEKTKFTTLDDQERELRDKDLMICNSEEGMCIAGVFGGKNSGVTENTKDIFLESAYFHPTWVRKTARRHGLNTDSSFRFERGADPNNTVYALKRAALLVKEIAGGEIAGEIRDIYPVEIERPKVVLSYDKTNKLIGKEIPKDDIKSILKSLDIEIEAESESELTLRIPTYRVDVTRDVDVIEDILRIYGYNNVEVSHSLKANLSYKTATDRKQNLQTLISEQLTANGFDEIMNNSLTKKSYYEIQETYPLKNCVTLVNPLSNDLSVMRQTLLFGGLESIVYNRNRKHSDLCFYEFGNCYFYDADKKKDNDILAEYSESTYAGLWITGKRTHKNWAAPEEQSSVFELKAHIENIMIRIGIGKDRIIYEPLQNDLFSTAMSIGTNNRKLGYFGVVSKAIRKSFDIESEVFFAELNWDLLMKDSEKHKVQFFEISRFPEVSRDLALLIDKSVTFAQIEQVALKSERKLLKNVVLFDVYEGKNLPEGKKSYAVNFIIQDEEKTLTDKQIDKVMSKIQQNLQNELGAQLR encoded by the coding sequence ATGAATATTTCTTATAACTGGCTCAAGGAGTATCTTAAATTTGATTTAACTCCACAGCAAACTTCTGAGGTACTGACACAGATCGGACTGGAAACAGAGAGTGTAGAGGAGGTTCAGACTATTAAAGGTGGTCTGAAGGGTTTGGTAATTGGTGAAGTCTTAACATGCAAGGATCATCCTAACTCTGATCATCTGCATCTGACTACAGTAAACATTGGTGATGGAAACGAACCCCTGAATATTGTATGCGGTGCACCAAATGTTGCTGCAGGGCAGAAGGTGGTTGTTGCTACTGTTGGCACAACCCTATATTCCGGTGAAGAGGAGTTTAAGATTAAACGCTCTAAAATTCGTGGAGAGGAATCATTAGGTATGATCTGCTCCGAAGCTGAGATCGGTCTGAGTAATAATCATGATGGAATTATTGTTCTTCCTGAGGATGCTGTAGTAGGAACTCCGGCTGCTGAATATTACAATGTTCAGAGTGATTGGGTATTTAGTGTGGATATTACTCCAAACCGTGTCGACGCAGCTTCTCACTATGGTATCGCGCGAGATCTTGCAGCATATCTTAAACAGCAGGGTAAATCGTTCAGTCTGACAAAACCCTCTGTTGATGATTTTGCAATTGACAAAAAAGATGGCGGTATTGAGGTAATAGTTGAAAACAGGGAGGCCTGCCCCAGATATTCGGGACTGACAATACGTGGTGTGACCGTGAAGGAGAGTCCCGACTGGTTAAAGAACAAACTTCTGCTGATTGGTCTGCGTCCCATTAATAATATAGTGGATATCACCAATTTCATTCTGTATGAAACAGGTCACCCAATGCATGCATTTGATGCTGCATATATTAAAGGTGATGAGGTGGTTATCCGCACACTTCCTGAAAAGACCAAATTTACAACCCTTGATGATCAGGAGCGTGAATTGAGAGATAAGGACCTGATGATATGCAACAGTGAAGAGGGAATGTGTATAGCAGGTGTATTCGGCGGTAAAAATTCCGGTGTAACTGAAAACACAAAAGATATATTTCTGGAGTCGGCATATTTCCATCCCACCTGGGTAAGAAAAACAGCCCGCAGACATGGCTTGAACACCGATTCATCATTCCGTTTTGAACGTGGTGCAGATCCAAATAACACAGTTTATGCTCTTAAAAGAGCTGCCTTGCTGGTTAAAGAAATTGCAGGTGGAGAGATAGCAGGCGAGATAAGAGACATCTATCCTGTTGAAATAGAGCGGCCTAAAGTTGTTCTGTCGTATGATAAGACAAACAAGCTTATTGGTAAGGAGATACCAAAAGACGATATAAAGAGCATTCTGAAGAGTCTGGATATTGAAATTGAGGCTGAATCTGAATCTGAACTTACTCTTCGTATCCCCACATACAGGGTTGATGTTACACGTGATGTTGATGTGATTGAGGATATTCTTCGCATATATGGATATAATAATGTAGAAGTGAGCCATTCATTGAAGGCAAATCTTTCATACAAAACAGCTACTGACAGGAAACAAAACCTGCAGACACTTATATCTGAACAGCTTACAGCAAACGGTTTTGATGAGATAATGAATAACTCGCTCACTAAGAAGAGTTATTATGAGATACAGGAGACATATCCTCTGAAAAACTGTGTAACATTGGTGAACCCGTTAAGCAATGACCTTAGCGTTATGCGGCAGACACTTCTGTTTGGCGGACTTGAAAGTATTGTATACAACCGTAACCGTAAACATAGCGATCTCTGTTTCTATGAGTTTGGTAATTGCTACTTCTATGATGCAGACAAGAAAAAGGATAATGATATACTTGCAGAGTACTCTGAATCAACCTATGCAGGTTTATGGATAACAGGCAAGCGTACACATAAAAACTGGGCTGCACCTGAGGAGCAAAGCTCTGTATTCGAACTGAAAGCTCATATTGAGAACATAATGATCAGAATCGGGATTGGTAAAGACCGCATTATATATGAACCTCTGCAGAACGATCTCTTCTCCACAGCAATGTCAATTGGCACAAATAACAGAAAATTGGGTTATTTTGGGGTTGTATCAAAAGCAATCAGGAAGTCATTCGATATAGAATCAGAAGTATTCTTTGCTGAGTTGAACTGGGATCTGCTGATGAAGGATTCTGAAAAACATAAGGTACAGTTTTTCGAAATCTCCAGATTCCCCGAGGTTAGTCGCGACTTAGCCCTTCTCATAGATAAGAGTGTCACTTTCGCACAGATAGAGCAGGTTGCACTGAAATCAGAAAGAAAATTACTGAAGAATGTTGTTCTGTTTGATGTTTATGAAGGTAAGAATCTGCCAGAAGGCAAGAAATCCTATGCAGTAAACTTTATCATTCAGGATGAAGAGAAAACGCTGACCGACAAGCAGATTGACAAGGTTATGAGCAAGATACAGCAGAACCTTCAAAATGAGCTGGGAGCACAGTTAAGATAA
- a CDS encoding YebC/PmpR family DNA-binding transcriptional regulator, translating to MGRAFEYRKARKMKRWGNMARVFTKLGREITIAVTEGGPEPDSNPRLRVLIQQAKKENMPKENVERAIKKATDKDFSNYKEMVYEGYGPYGIAIVVETATDNPTRTVANVRSYFNKHGGSLGTTGSLEFMFDHKCVFKIAPKEGVDLEDLELELIDFGVDEVVNEEEDILLYGDFKSYSDIQKYLEDNGFEIFSAEFERIPKDTKDLEPSQREQIEKLLEKFEEDDDVQNVFHNMSEVEDED from the coding sequence ATGGGAAGAGCATTTGAATACCGCAAAGCAAGAAAGATGAAGAGATGGGGCAATATGGCCCGCGTTTTCACCAAGTTGGGAAGAGAAATAACTATTGCAGTTACAGAAGGTGGTCCCGAGCCCGATTCAAATCCCCGCCTAAGGGTACTAATTCAGCAGGCTAAGAAAGAGAACATGCCTAAGGAGAATGTTGAACGCGCTATAAAGAAAGCAACCGACAAAGATTTCTCCAACTACAAGGAGATGGTTTATGAAGGATATGGTCCTTATGGTATAGCAATTGTTGTGGAAACAGCCACTGACAACCCCACCCGCACAGTTGCAAACGTTCGCAGCTATTTCAACAAGCATGGAGGTTCTCTCGGAACTACAGGCAGTCTTGAGTTCATGTTCGACCATAAATGTGTATTCAAGATCGCTCCAAAAGAGGGAGTTGATCTGGAAGATCTGGAACTAGAACTTATCGATTTCGGAGTTGATGAAGTTGTTAACGAAGAGGAAGATATACTACTTTATGGCGACTTCAAATCATACTCTGATATTCAGAAATATCTGGAAGATAACGGCTTCGAAATCTTTTCAGCCGAATTTGAACGTATCCCCAAAGACACAAAAGATCTTGAACCAAGTCAGCGCGAGCAGATCGAGAAACTACTCGAGAAGTTCGAAGAGGACGATGATGTTCAGAATGTATTCCACAACATGTCTGAAGTGGAAGATGAGGATTAG
- the meaB gene encoding methylmalonyl Co-A mutase-associated GTPase MeaB: protein MEHPENDEKYKGLIVNKGVTQPPSVNPYLKKRIKRKTNSAEEYVEGILSGNRTMLSKAVTLVESSLPEHHELAQSIIEKCLPHSGNSIRVGITGVPGAGKSTSIDSFGMHLLKNGHKLAVLAIDPSSERSKGSILGDKTRMERLSVEQDAFIRPSPSAGSLGGVARKTREIIILCEAAGFDYILVETVGVGQSEIAVHSMVDFFLLIQLSGTGDELQGIKRGIMEMADGIVINKADGDNIAKAKIAKRQLQNALHLFPLPESGWTPEVLTYSGYYNIGIEEIWDMIDRYIKFVKDNGYFYQKRNEQAKYRMYETINEHLRNSFYNDPEIAALLLKLEDDLLHARKSSYAAAKEALERYSQLQK from the coding sequence ATGGAACATCCCGAGAACGACGAGAAATACAAAGGTTTGATTGTGAATAAAGGAGTAACCCAACCACCAAGTGTAAATCCATATCTTAAGAAGAGGATAAAGAGGAAGACTAATTCTGCAGAGGAGTATGTGGAAGGTATTTTGTCGGGTAACCGCACAATGCTAAGTAAGGCTGTAACGCTTGTAGAGAGCTCTCTGCCTGAGCACCACGAACTGGCGCAATCTATTATAGAGAAGTGTCTGCCACACTCAGGTAATTCAATCAGAGTAGGGATTACAGGAGTGCCGGGCGCAGGGAAAAGTACATCAATCGACTCATTCGGTATGCATCTTCTGAAGAATGGGCATAAACTTGCTGTACTGGCTATAGACCCTTCCAGTGAGCGTTCAAAAGGAAGTATACTTGGTGACAAAACAAGAATGGAAAGGCTTTCGGTTGAACAGGATGCCTTTATCAGACCTTCCCCATCTGCAGGTTCTCTGGGTGGCGTTGCAAGAAAGACGCGTGAAATTATAATTCTCTGTGAAGCAGCAGGGTTTGACTATATATTAGTAGAGACGGTGGGAGTGGGTCAGTCGGAGATTGCAGTTCATTCAATGGTGGATTTCTTCCTGCTGATACAGCTTTCAGGAACGGGTGACGAGCTGCAGGGAATAAAGAGGGGGATAATGGAGATGGCAGACGGTATTGTTATTAACAAGGCCGATGGTGATAATATTGCAAAGGCTAAGATTGCCAAACGGCAGCTTCAAAATGCACTGCATCTGTTTCCATTGCCTGAATCGGGGTGGACTCCTGAAGTGCTTACCTACTCAGGTTATTATAACATCGGGATTGAGGAGATCTGGGATATGATCGACCGTTATATAAAGTTTGTAAAGGATAATGGTTACTTCTATCAGAAAAGGAACGAGCAAGCTAAGTACAGAATGTATGAAACTATTAATGAGCATCTGCGAAACAGTTTCTATAATGATCCTGAAATTGCAGCACTGCTACTGAAGCTTGAGGATGATCTACTGCACGCGAGAAAAAGTTCTTATGCTGCAGCCAAGGAGGCTCTAGAAAGATACTCCCAGCTGCAGAAATAG
- a CDS encoding DUF1573 domain-containing protein produces the protein MKKVGFILLFSLIMTGLAFAQKPAMEFQKTEHNFGTIKEEIGAVTTQFTFKNTGDAPIIIQRVSSSCGCTTPSYTRQPILPGKEGTISAQYSTVRRPGTFNKTIRVYTNIPDTVYVLTIKGNVTPKK, from the coding sequence ATGAAAAAAGTCGGTTTTATTCTACTATTCAGCTTAATTATGACAGGATTAGCTTTTGCTCAAAAGCCTGCCATGGAATTTCAGAAAACAGAACATAACTTCGGTACAATAAAGGAGGAGATCGGAGCTGTTACAACTCAATTCACATTCAAGAACACAGGTGATGCCCCTATTATAATTCAGCGTGTATCTTCTTCTTGTGGCTGTACAACTCCAAGCTATACTCGACAGCCGATACTGCCGGGTAAGGAGGGGACCATTTCAGCGCAATATTCAACTGTGCGTCGTCCAGGTACTTTCAACAAAACCATAAGGGTTTATACTAATATTCCGGATACCGTTTATGTGCTTACTATCAAAGGTAATGTAACTCCGAAAAAATAA